Proteins co-encoded in one Euleptes europaea isolate rEulEur1 chromosome 1, rEulEur1.hap1, whole genome shotgun sequence genomic window:
- the LOC130489483 gene encoding G-protein coupled receptor 22-like: MESPMFDTVLETTDGVTPDPSWTLPYPLGFQVSLTGFLMLEVVLGVSSNLTVLVLYCLQAGLVDSVSNMVTMNLHVLDVLICVVCAPLTMVVVLVPPDRAATLLCCFHEACITFSSVATATNVLVISLDRYDISVRPAQRVLTPARAILLLAGVWVLSLAVFFIPFLEGEFGHADKWQNRTVLCVGPKEFHAELGTSYHLAIQIPTFFAAVAVMLVTYAKILQALNISIGSTFKRSQRRKTKKRKRRKSAEPSCSLASGGEAKRLSQPVPALPTPPPMGVQASVSVIIALRRAVKRHRDRRERQRRVFRMSLLIISTFFLCWAPLSVANLLILCRGPGPLLGKLRICFLAMAYGTTIFHPLLYAFTRQKLRNVLRSKLKKRVVSALQVDPAPGGTVIHNSWVEPPRKSCKGRPRGSDGAEHCLTEATKE, translated from the coding sequence ATGGAGAGTCCCATGTTCGACACTGTCCTGGAGACCACAGACGGGGTGACCCCTGACCCCAGCTGGACCCTACCTTACCCTCTGGGATTCCAGGTCTCATTGACAGGATTCCTAATGTTGGAGGTTGTGCTGGGAGTGAGCAGCAACCTGACCGTCCTGGTCCTCTATTGCCTGCAAGCTGGCCTAGTTGACTCAGTCAGCAACATGGTGACCATGAACTTGCATGTGCTGGACGTGCTCATCTGCGTGGTGTGTGCCCCGCTCACCATGGTGGTCGTGCTGGTACCCCCGGACCGCGCTGCCACCTTGCTCTGCTGCTTCCACGAGGCTTGCATCACCTTCAGCAGCGTGGCAACTGCCACCAATGTGCTGGTGATCAGCCTGGACCGCTATGACATCTCTGTGCGGCCGGCCCAGCGCGTGTTGACGCCGGCCCGTGCCATTCTGCTCCTGGCCGGCGTTTGGGTGCTGTCCCTGGCGGTCTTCTTCATCCCTTTCCTCGAGGGCGAGTTCGGCCACGCTGACAAGTGGCAGAACCGCACAGTGCTCTGCGTCGGCCCAAAGGAGTTCCACGCCGAACTCGGCACCTCCTACCACCTGGCGATCCAGATCCCCACTTTCTTTGCCGCTGTGGCTGTCATGCTGGTGACCTACGCCAAGATCCTGCAGGCTCTCAACATCAGCATCGGCAGCACCTTCAAGCGCAGCCAGCGCCGCAAGACCAAGAAAAGGAAGCGGCGGAAATCAGCAGAGCCAAGCTGCAGCCTGGCCAGTGGAGGAGAGGCCAAGCGGCTTTCTCAGCCGGTGCCTGCCCTTCCTACGCCGCCACCTATGGGGGTGCAGGCCTCGGTCTCCGTGATCATCGCACTGCGGCGAGCGGTGAAGCGCCACCGTGACCGGAGGGAGCGCCAGCGGCGTGTTTTCCGCATGTCTCTTCTCATCATCTCGACCTTCTTTTTGTGCTGGGCGCCGCTCTCAGTTGCCAACTTACTTATCCTGTGCCGGGGACCCGGCCCTTTGCTGGGCAAGTTGCGAATCTGCTTCCTGGCCATGGCCTACGGCACCACCATCTTCCATCCTCTCCTCTATGCCTTCACCCGCCAGAAACTGCGCAATGTACTCCGCAGCAAGCTGAAGAAGCGGGTGGTGTCCGCCCTGCAGGTGGACCCCGCCCCTGGGGGCACAGTCATCCACAACTCCTGGGTGGAGCCACCGCGCAAAAGCTGCAAGGGCCGCCCGCGGGGCAGCGATGGGGCGGAGCACTGTCTGACTGAGGCCACTAAGGAGTGA